In SAR116 cluster alpha proteobacterium HIMB100, one DNA window encodes the following:
- a CDS encoding molybdenum cofactor synthesis domain protein (PFAM: Probable molybdopterin binding domain; MoeA N-terminal region (domain I and II); MoeA C-terminal region (domain IV)~TIGRFAM: molybdenum cofactor synthesis domain): MPAELKSVADALATICTALTPVDTETLSLDDAADRILAKDIVAAYDHPPAAVSAMDGYAVHSSGQTLPAQSRFDVIGEAAAGHLFTASLTSGQAVRIFTGGHVPDGADAVVLQEDVQADKTTIIVQDTIRPGQFIRPAGLDFTSGQTVIAPGTRLGARQMALAALSGQTDRLTVRRRPLVAILSSGDELVPPGKTPAPGQLVNSNSTFLAHAVRSCGAEPVNLGIVADQPGALTDRLAAAQAEQNRPFDLILTTGGASVGSHDHLVSDLTASNPAALSFWKIAMRPGKPLIFGQWQDIPLLGLPGNPVSAGVCMTVFGLPAIKTLLGQSAEADIRTLPLAAPVPENDLRQDYLRSVFVGKGLMRTIRPLGRQDSSMLRAFSEADGLIIRPPHAPALDAGQDVPVLILPEQL, translated from the coding sequence ATGCCAGCTGAACTGAAATCTGTGGCCGACGCATTGGCGACCATCTGTACAGCCTTGACACCGGTCGACACAGAAACACTCAGCCTTGATGACGCCGCCGACAGAATCCTGGCGAAAGATATTGTTGCAGCTTATGATCATCCGCCTGCCGCGGTATCTGCCATGGACGGATATGCGGTACATAGCTCTGGCCAGACATTACCTGCACAAAGCCGGTTTGACGTCATCGGAGAGGCAGCAGCAGGACATCTGTTCACAGCCAGCTTAACCAGTGGCCAGGCGGTCCGTATTTTCACTGGCGGTCATGTACCTGACGGGGCAGATGCGGTGGTCCTGCAGGAAGATGTTCAGGCTGATAAAACCACCATCATTGTGCAGGATACAATCCGCCCGGGCCAATTCATCCGCCCTGCCGGACTTGATTTCACCTCTGGCCAGACAGTGATTGCCCCCGGAACCCGGCTTGGCGCGCGCCAGATGGCGCTTGCCGCCTTATCTGGCCAGACCGACAGGCTGACAGTACGGCGCAGGCCGCTTGTGGCGATCCTGTCGTCCGGGGATGAACTTGTCCCCCCGGGCAAGACCCCTGCCCCGGGCCAGCTGGTCAATTCAAACAGCACCTTTCTTGCACATGCTGTGCGGTCCTGTGGGGCAGAGCCTGTTAATCTTGGCATTGTTGCTGACCAGCCTGGCGCGTTGACGGACCGGCTTGCTGCTGCTCAGGCTGAACAGAACCGCCCCTTTGATCTGATCCTGACAACTGGCGGGGCTTCTGTTGGCAGCCATGACCATCTGGTCTCTGATCTGACCGCATCAAATCCGGCTGCCCTGTCATTTTGGAAAATTGCCATGCGTCCGGGCAAACCGCTTATCTTCGGCCAGTGGCAAGATATTCCGCTTCTGGGTCTGCCGGGCAATCCGGTCTCTGCCGGGGTCTGTATGACGGTGTTTGGCCTGCCTGCCATCAAGACATTACTGGGCCAGTCTGCTGAAGCTGATATCCGCACGCTGCCGCTGGCCGCGCCTGTCCCTGAAAATGACCTCCGCCAGGATTATCTGCGCAGCGTCTTTGTCGGCAAGGGATTAATGCGCACCATCCGGCCGCTTGGCCGTCAGGATTCCTCTATGCTGAGAGCGTTTTCAGAAGCAGACGGGCTGATCATCCGCCCGCCGCACGCCCCTGCCCTTGATGCCGGCCAGGACGTCCCCGTCCTGATCCTGCCAGAACAACTTTGA
- a CDS encoding glutamine amidotransferase of anthranilate synthase or aminodeoxychorismate synthase (PFAM: Glutamine amidotransferase class-I~TIGRFAM: glutamine amidotransferase of anthranilate synthase or aminodeoxychorismate synthase) gives MILLLDNYDSFTWNLWHFLSDLGAEVTTIRNDAVSVDEVMAMAPDGIVISPGPGTPVDAGISEQLISSMAGRTPILGVCLGHQAIWTAFGGQLMRVDPPMHGKLSHITHSADGLFAGLDQDLVITRYHSLVADEASQPDQLTITARTHDGKIMGLAHNTHPIFGLQFHPESIASSGGYRMLAAFLTTCGLNSVVDNARLSSLESQLLRLNQKFPDQVHV, from the coding sequence ATGATCCTGCTTCTTGATAATTATGACAGCTTCACCTGGAATTTATGGCATTTCCTGTCTGATTTAGGCGCAGAGGTCACCACAATACGTAATGATGCGGTCAGTGTGGATGAGGTTATGGCAATGGCGCCGGACGGGATTGTGATTTCACCCGGGCCGGGCACGCCTGTGGATGCGGGCATATCAGAACAGCTGATCAGCAGCATGGCCGGCCGCACACCTATCCTGGGCGTATGCCTGGGCCATCAGGCGATCTGGACAGCTTTCGGGGGCCAGCTGATGCGGGTGGACCCGCCAATGCATGGCAAGCTGTCGCACATCACCCATTCAGCCGACGGGTTGTTTGCCGGCCTGGATCAGGATCTGGTGATCACCCGCTATCATTCTCTGGTGGCTGATGAGGCCAGCCAGCCTGACCAGCTGACCATCACCGCCCGCACACATGATGGCAAGATTATGGGGCTGGCGCACAACACGCACCCGATTTTTGGGCTCCAGTTTCACCCTGAATCGATTGCCTCATCTGGGGGATACCGGATGCTGGCGGCGTTTCTGACCACATGTGGGCTCAACAGCGTTGTTGATAACGCCCGTCTCTCATCTCTTGAATCCCAGCTGTTACGGCTGAATCAGAAATTTCCGGATCAAGTTCATGTCTGA
- a CDS encoding Indole-3-glycerol phosphate synthase (PFAM: Indole-3-glycerol phosphate synthase) translates to MTDVLNKIIETKKQEVSALKSAVSLSDLTTQAAAAPAPAGFADALKTASSKGYGLIAELKKASPSKGLIRADFEIPTLSKAYATGGATCLSVLTDQHYFQGDDAFLMAARTASNLPVLRKDFMIDPIQIIQSRALGADCILLIMAALSDEQALELEAAAHELGMDVLIEVHDSSELDRACRLSSPLMGINNRNLKTMEISLDVGLEMLPRLPSDRIAVAESGLFTPDDLALMAGTGARCFLIGESLMRADDVAAATAALLANPIPAVA, encoded by the coding sequence ATGACAGACGTTCTTAATAAAATAATTGAAACAAAAAAACAGGAAGTTAGCGCCCTGAAATCAGCTGTCAGCCTGTCTGATTTGACCACCCAGGCGGCAGCGGCTCCGGCGCCAGCGGGTTTTGCAGATGCGCTGAAAACCGCCTCATCAAAAGGCTATGGCTTGATTGCTGAGCTGAAGAAAGCCTCTCCATCCAAAGGGCTGATCAGGGCTGATTTTGAAATCCCGACCCTGTCCAAGGCGTATGCGACAGGTGGGGCGACCTGTTTGTCTGTGCTGACAGACCAGCATTATTTCCAAGGTGATGATGCTTTTTTGATGGCGGCGCGCACTGCATCAAACCTGCCTGTGCTGCGCAAGGATTTCATGATTGACCCGATACAGATTATTCAGTCCCGCGCGCTGGGCGCAGATTGCATCCTGCTGATTATGGCTGCTTTATCTGATGAACAGGCGCTTGAGCTTGAAGCAGCTGCGCATGAGCTGGGCATGGATGTGCTGATAGAGGTTCATGACAGCTCAGAACTTGATCGGGCCTGCCGCCTCTCCTCGCCGCTGATGGGCATAAACAACCGCAACCTGAAGACGATGGAAATATCGCTTGATGTCGGGCTTGAAATGCTGCCTCGCCTTCCCAGTGACCGGATTGCGGTTGCTGAAAGCGGGCTGTTCACACCAGATGATCTGGCCCTTATGGCCGGGACCGGGGCACGCTGTTTCCTGATTGGTGAATCCCTGATGCGGGCAGATGATGTTGCCGCGGCAACGGCTGCTTTGCTAGCGAACCCCATTCCGGCAGTAGCATAA
- a CDS encoding molybdenum cofactor biosynthesis protein MoaC (PFAM: MoaC family~TIGRFAM: molybdenum cofactor biosynthesis protein MoaC): MSDFTHFTDDGRPQMVNVGNKTETRRIAIAGGQVVMSPDTLQTVKSGGLKKGDVLSVAQLAGIMGAKQTAQLIPLCHPLALSHVDVQLSLNETDNAIDIRAECRLDGKTGVEMEALTAVSVAALTVYDMCKAVDKAMIIRDIRLLHKSGGKSGTFNAS; encoded by the coding sequence ATGTCAGATTTTACGCATTTTACCGATGATGGCCGCCCACAGATGGTCAATGTGGGCAACAAAACCGAAACCCGCCGCATCGCGATTGCCGGCGGCCAGGTGGTGATGTCACCAGACACGCTACAGACGGTGAAATCAGGCGGGCTGAAAAAAGGCGATGTTCTGTCCGTGGCCCAGCTGGCAGGGATTATGGGCGCCAAACAGACCGCCCAGCTGATCCCGCTCTGCCATCCTCTGGCGCTCTCTCATGTGGATGTCCAGCTCAGCCTGAACGAAACAGACAACGCCATCGACATCCGGGCTGAATGCCGTCTTGACGGCAAAACCGGCGTAGAGATGGAAGCCCTGACAGCGGTATCGGTTGCGGCATTGACGGTCTATGATATGTGCAAGGCGGTGGATAAAGCGATGATCATCCGTGATATCCGCCTGCTGCACAAATCAGGCGGCAAATCAGGGACGTTTAATGCCAGCTGA
- a CDS encoding lipid-A-disaccharide synthase (PFAM: Lipid-A-disaccharide synthetase) encodes MTSRMFILAGEASGDVLAAQLMQAIEQIKGTVDWSGMGGPQMAAAGLVSDEDMSQLSVIGLGEALTSLPRLSRLADRLIDQILDVRPDCVFTVDSKAFSVRFARRLRRRLAGEQWRPKLIHMVAPTIWAWGGWRKTAFEDAFDVLLCLFPFEADMFDKSRVQPVFVGHPQADFPSDQTSTETKTYDLAVLPGSRRSEIKHHLPLMLPALARLQDKHGPLCMTIPAVPHLYEVIAEQIKAADMAQLVTVQQAPAKQVLDRSAAMIAASGTVTLEAAISGVPGVVIYHLSLLNRMFTSMFYKKDTPVLPDLILGRQYYPFLLPPRLNADNLFHLADQMLKELPARQAEMWSASAQLCSMLRAGHGQFADNLVMRLRPLI; translated from the coding sequence ATGACTAGCCGTATGTTCATTCTGGCTGGCGAGGCGTCCGGAGATGTGCTGGCCGCGCAGCTGATGCAAGCGATAGAACAGATCAAGGGCACAGTAGACTGGTCCGGCATGGGTGGCCCGCAAATGGCAGCAGCAGGCCTTGTTTCTGATGAGGATATGAGCCAATTATCCGTCATTGGACTAGGCGAAGCCTTAACGTCTCTGCCGCGGCTGTCTCGTCTGGCAGACAGGTTGATTGACCAGATTTTGGATGTCCGTCCGGATTGTGTGTTTACGGTTGATTCAAAGGCCTTTTCTGTACGGTTTGCTCGCCGCTTGCGCCGCCGTCTGGCAGGTGAGCAATGGCGGCCAAAATTGATTCATATGGTAGCTCCGACCATTTGGGCGTGGGGCGGATGGCGCAAGACCGCATTTGAAGACGCATTTGATGTGTTGTTATGTCTGTTCCCCTTCGAAGCAGATATGTTTGACAAGAGTAGAGTTCAGCCTGTGTTTGTTGGTCATCCTCAGGCAGATTTTCCCTCTGATCAGACCAGCACAGAAACAAAGACATATGATTTGGCTGTTTTGCCTGGCAGCCGCCGAAGTGAAATAAAGCATCATTTGCCACTGATGTTACCTGCTCTGGCTAGGTTGCAGGATAAACACGGACCGCTGTGCATGACGATACCAGCTGTGCCACATCTTTATGAGGTGATTGCTGAACAGATCAAAGCGGCTGACATGGCGCAGCTGGTCACTGTGCAACAGGCTCCTGCAAAACAGGTTCTGGACCGCTCAGCAGCGATGATTGCTGCATCTGGTACGGTTACCCTCGAAGCGGCGATCAGCGGCGTGCCTGGTGTGGTGATTTATCATCTCAGCCTGCTAAACAGAATGTTTACCAGCATGTTTTATAAAAAAGACACGCCTGTTTTGCCTGATCTCATCCTCGGGCGTCAGTATTATCCTTTTCTGCTGCCACCGCGCCTTAACGCCGACAATCTGTTCCATCTTGCAGATCAGATGCTGAAAGAACTGCCCGCTCGTCAGGCCGAAATGTGGTCGGCATCCGCCCAGCTTTGCAGCATGCTGCGTGCCGGGCATGGACAATTTGCCGATAATCTTGTTATGCGTTTGCGCCCGCTGATTTAG
- a CDS encoding citrate synthase I, hexameric type (PFAM: Citrate synthase~TIGRFAM: citrate synthase I (hexameric type)): MATTSNTKSVTLTDNQSGESCELPVLSGSVGPDVIDIRKLYSATGRFTFDPGYGATGSCLSGLTFIDGDKGVLLHRGYPIEQLADQSSFLEVAYLLLNGELPNQAESDEFVDAITRHTMVHEQLSTFFRGFRRDAHPMAILCGVTGALSAFYHDSTDINDETQRMIASRRLIAKMPTLAAMAYKYSIGQPFNYPRNDLGYAENFLHMCFSVPAEAYEIDPVVADAMDKIFILHADHEQNASTSTVRLAGSSGANPFACIAAGIASLWGPAHGGANEAVLNMLNEIGDKSNIATFVNKAKDKDDPFRLFGFGHRVYKNYDPRAQVLRKSCHEVLGKMGINDPLLELAMELEELALKDPYFIDKKLYPNVDFYSGIILKAMNFPTSMFTVLFAVARTVGWISQWKEMIEDDTQRIGRPRQLYTGPAHREFVPLNKR; this comes from the coding sequence ATGGCGACTACATCAAACACAAAATCAGTGACCCTGACCGATAATCAGTCTGGTGAGAGTTGTGAGCTTCCTGTCCTGAGCGGATCTGTTGGTCCTGATGTTATTGATATCCGCAAACTTTACAGCGCAACCGGCCGCTTTACCTTTGATCCTGGCTATGGGGCGACCGGGTCTTGCTTGTCCGGACTGACCTTCATTGACGGGGATAAAGGTGTGCTGCTGCATCGCGGTTACCCAATTGAACAGCTGGCTGACCAATCCAGCTTTTTGGAGGTGGCTTATTTGCTGCTCAATGGCGAGCTGCCCAATCAGGCGGAAAGTGATGAATTTGTCGACGCGATTACCCGGCACACCATGGTCCATGAACAGCTATCAACTTTTTTCCGGGGCTTCCGGCGTGATGCACACCCTATGGCCATCTTATGCGGGGTCACTGGCGCACTGTCTGCCTTTTATCATGATTCAACTGATATTAATGATGAAACACAACGGATGATCGCGTCTCGGCGCCTGATTGCCAAAATGCCAACCCTGGCAGCGATGGCCTATAAATATTCAATTGGCCAGCCCTTCAACTACCCGCGCAATGATCTGGGTTATGCAGAAAACTTCCTGCATATGTGTTTTTCGGTCCCGGCTGAAGCGTATGAAATTGACCCTGTGGTTGCAGATGCGATGGATAAAATTTTCATCCTGCATGCTGACCATGAACAAAATGCCTCCACCTCTACAGTGCGGCTAGCCGGATCATCTGGCGCAAACCCGTTTGCCTGTATTGCGGCTGGCATCGCTTCTCTATGGGGGCCTGCTCATGGTGGAGCAAATGAAGCCGTTCTGAACATGCTGAATGAAATTGGGGATAAATCAAACATTGCGACTTTCGTGAATAAGGCGAAGGATAAGGATGATCCGTTCCGTCTGTTTGGATTTGGTCACCGGGTCTATAAAAATTATGACCCACGCGCACAGGTTCTGCGCAAATCCTGTCATGAAGTCCTGGGCAAGATGGGGATTAATGATCCACTTCTGGAACTGGCAATGGAGCTGGAAGAGCTGGCACTTAAAGACCCTTATTTCATTGATAAAAAGCTTTATCCCAATGTTGATTTTTATTCCGGCATCATCCTGAAGGCGATGAATTTCCCGACCTCAATGTTTACAGTGCTGTTTGCTGTGGCACGTACTGTGGGGTGGATTTCGCAATGGAAGGAAATGATTGAGGACGACACCCAGCGGATTGGCCGTCCACGCCAGCTTTATACCGGGCCTGCGCATCGTGAATTCGTGCCGCTCAACAAGCGCTAA
- a CDS encoding glutamyl-tRNA synthetase (PFAM: tRNA synthetases class I (E and Q), catalytic domain~TIGRFAM: glutamyl-tRNA synthetase, bacterial family): protein MSVVTRFAPSPTGFLHIGGARTALFNYLFAAHHGGRYLLRIEDTDKKRSTAEAITAIHDGLNWLGLNGDKEAVLQSEQAGRHREVALQMLASGTAYKCFLSDAKLDNIRTEAREEGRPVRSPWRDGGNPPSADAPFVVRLKMPDQGITSIADMVQGEVTVQNDQLDDLVLLRSDGSPTYMLAVVVDDHDMGITHVIRGDDHLNNAFRQYHIYQAAGWSVPVFGHIPLIHGPDGAKLSKRHGALGVDAYRDMGILPEALVNYLSRLGWSHGDDELFSREQAISWFDGQHIGKAPARFDMDKLKAVNQYWLRQTASDELADQLLALHDGPAADQTRGWLTRLMPLFTERAQTLTELAAMTGWLFHSGAPQLTDDAAALLTDEAKHTLCKAALFFVDAPAEADAFDAAFKGWMETQGLKMRDVGLPLRAALTGTKTAPSILDIVRGLGTDETVKRINQICT, encoded by the coding sequence ATGAGCGTTGTGACACGTTTTGCGCCCTCCCCAACCGGATTTCTGCATATTGGCGGGGCCAGAACCGCCTTGTTCAATTATCTGTTTGCCGCCCATCATGGCGGTCGCTATCTGCTGCGGATTGAGGATACAGACAAAAAGCGATCGACGGCTGAAGCGATCACCGCCATTCATGACGGTCTGAACTGGCTGGGGCTGAACGGTGATAAAGAAGCTGTGCTGCAATCTGAACAGGCTGGCCGTCACCGCGAGGTTGCCTTGCAAATGCTGGCCAGTGGCACAGCCTATAAATGCTTTCTCAGCGACGCTAAGCTGGACAATATCCGTACTGAAGCGCGTGAAGAAGGCAGGCCCGTACGCTCGCCCTGGCGTGACGGGGGCAATCCGCCATCTGCTGATGCGCCGTTTGTTGTGCGCCTGAAAATGCCAGATCAGGGCATCACCAGCATTGCAGATATGGTGCAAGGCGAGGTAACAGTGCAGAATGACCAGCTGGATGATTTGGTTCTGTTGCGCAGTGACGGCAGCCCGACCTATATGCTGGCAGTGGTGGTGGATGATCATGATATGGGCATTACCCATGTCATCCGCGGTGATGACCATCTGAATAACGCCTTTCGCCAATATCATATTTATCAGGCTGCAGGCTGGTCTGTACCTGTATTCGGCCATATCCCTTTGATCCACGGACCAGACGGAGCCAAATTATCAAAGCGGCATGGCGCATTAGGGGTCGATGCGTATCGGGATATGGGCATTTTACCTGAAGCTCTTGTGAATTATTTGTCGCGTCTGGGCTGGTCACATGGCGATGACGAGCTGTTCAGCCGCGAGCAGGCGATCAGCTGGTTTGACGGCCAGCATATTGGCAAGGCCCCAGCCCGGTTTGACATGGACAAGCTGAAGGCGGTGAATCAATATTGGCTGCGCCAGACCGCTTCTGATGAATTGGCTGACCAGCTGTTAGCGCTTCATGACGGTCCTGCAGCTGATCAGACCAGGGGCTGGCTGACCCGCCTGATGCCTTTATTCACAGAACGGGCGCAAACCTTAACAGAACTTGCCGCAATGACGGGTTGGCTGTTTCATTCAGGCGCTCCACAGCTGACAGATGACGCTGCTGCTCTGCTTACCGATGAGGCCAAACACACCCTGTGCAAAGCTGCTCTGTTTTTTGTAGACGCACCGGCTGAGGCAGATGCCTTTGACGCCGCCTTTAAGGGCTGGATGGAGACACAAGGCTTGAAAATGCGTGATGTTGGTTTGCCGCTGCGGGCGGCTCTGACCGGCACAAAAACCGCCCCATCCATTTTGGATATTGTACGTGGCCTGGGGACAGACGAGACTGTGAAACGCATAAATCAGATTTGCACTTAA
- a CDS encoding ComEC/Rec2-related protein (PFAM: Competence protein~TIGRFAM: ComEC/Rec2-related protein): protein MLKNPDMAALSDAFILADSHKLVWAAVCLVSGCVLHESLSPSVLTIIIVVIGLCCGPSALRRQLTLCFCLFAVIAGLISSEAEIRRADHIMLAEPVTAELSGIVQTKIVRSSERLSLTLKDISSSEPRLAALHKVRFSIAADALSVLPGDKVRARVRLFPLSPPAFAGRPDYARNQFLSGLSATGFAYQAGLAEAQADKSWSMRLNRWRHQFAADLNAYMGPPYGGLAAALLVGVRDHIPAPVYDSFRASGLAHLLAISGLHMGLFCLSVLMVIRAGFACFPRLCQRWSPRRFAAVMALLCGFFYLLISGGPVSAIRAFVMAMIILLAVLADRPALTLRNLALAAFCLLLVSPSFVYAAGFQLSFVASFAIIAGLEIISTHSPANRVLHYVFFVLLTSALAGMVTIPFIAYHFGQFTL from the coding sequence ATGCTCAAAAATCCAGATATGGCCGCTCTTTCAGATGCCTTTATCCTGGCGGACAGCCATAAGCTGGTCTGGGCGGCGGTGTGTCTGGTCAGTGGTTGTGTGTTACATGAAAGTCTGTCTCCTTCTGTGCTGACCATAATCATAGTCGTCATTGGGCTATGTTGTGGTCCGTCAGCGTTGCGGCGCCAGTTAACGCTGTGTTTTTGCCTGTTTGCGGTGATTGCCGGACTGATTTCCAGTGAAGCAGAGATCAGGCGGGCTGATCATATCATGCTGGCTGAACCGGTTACAGCAGAGCTGAGCGGTATTGTGCAGACAAAAATTGTGCGCAGCTCTGAGCGGTTATCGCTCACACTGAAGGATATAAGCAGTTCGGAGCCGCGTCTGGCCGCCCTGCATAAGGTCAGGTTCAGCATTGCCGCTGATGCGCTGTCGGTGCTGCCTGGTGACAAGGTGCGCGCCCGAGTCAGGCTGTTTCCTTTGTCCCCGCCTGCTTTTGCTGGTCGTCCGGATTATGCCCGCAACCAGTTTTTGTCAGGCTTGTCTGCTACCGGATTTGCCTATCAGGCCGGCCTGGCAGAGGCGCAGGCAGATAAAAGCTGGTCAATGCGCCTGAACAGATGGCGGCATCAGTTTGCAGCAGATCTCAACGCATATATGGGCCCGCCCTATGGTGGTCTGGCCGCCGCGCTGTTGGTGGGTGTGCGCGATCATATTCCCGCGCCTGTCTATGACAGCTTCAGAGCCTCTGGCCTGGCGCATCTTCTGGCTATCTCAGGCCTGCATATGGGGCTGTTTTGCCTGTCTGTGCTGATGGTCATTCGGGCGGGTTTTGCCTGTTTTCCCCGTTTGTGCCAGCGCTGGTCGCCACGCCGGTTTGCGGCCGTCATGGCGCTGCTGTGCGGCTTTTTCTATCTGCTGATTTCTGGTGGCCCGGTGAGCGCGATACGCGCTTTTGTCATGGCCATGATTATCTTGCTGGCGGTGCTGGCTGACCGGCCGGCCCTTACCTTGCGCAATCTGGCTCTGGCAGCGTTTTGTTTGTTGCTTGTCTCTCCTTCTTTTGTTTATGCGGCCGGATTTCAGCTTTCCTTTGTGGCCAGTTTCGCGATCATCGCCGGGTTGGAGATAATCAGCACACATAGTCCGGCAAACCGGGTCCTGCATTATGTATTTTTTGTCCTGCTGACATCTGCCCTTGCAGGGATGGTGACGATACCGTTTATTGCCTATCACTTTGGCCAGTTTACCTTATGA
- a CDS encoding anthranilate phosphoribosyltransferase (PFAM: Glycosyl transferase family, a/b domain; Glycosyl transferase family, helical bundle domain~TIGRFAM: anthranilate phosphoribosyltransferase) — MSDHLNTLTKQITEGSVLPPEQMSAGFDQMMAGEASPVQIAAFLIALKMRGEVPSDIAAGAASLRRHALTLTAPEDSMDIVGTGGDGIGTYNISTATALVLAGAGIPVAKHGNRAVSSKSGAADVLTALGINLDCPFDALSQALNTAKIAFLMAPRHHSAMRHVGPVRAELGVRTIFNLLGPLSNPALVKRILVGVFDARWLTPFAEALSTLGTTHAWVVHGADGLDELSTTGTNHIAILKHGQMSEAQLHPSDLSLPVASLDEIKGGSAEENATALRALLDGATGPYRDIVLLNAAAGFVAGGHETELSVGLERATQAIDSGAAKSALEQLISITNN; from the coding sequence ATGTCTGATCATCTCAACACCCTCACCAAACAGATAACCGAAGGCTCGGTTCTGCCACCAGAGCAGATGAGCGCTGGCTTTGATCAGATGATGGCAGGAGAGGCCAGCCCGGTCCAGATCGCGGCTTTTTTAATCGCGCTGAAAATGCGTGGCGAGGTGCCCTCTGATATCGCCGCCGGGGCAGCCTCACTGCGCCGTCATGCCCTTACCCTCACCGCTCCTGAAGATTCAATGGATATTGTCGGCACAGGCGGAGATGGCATTGGCACCTATAATATCTCTACCGCTACCGCCCTTGTTCTGGCCGGTGCAGGCATTCCTGTTGCCAAACATGGCAACAGGGCAGTGTCATCCAAAAGCGGGGCAGCAGATGTGCTGACGGCCCTGGGCATTAATCTGGACTGCCCGTTTGACGCGCTCTCACAAGCGCTGAACACAGCCAAAATCGCTTTTCTGATGGCCCCGCGCCACCATAGCGCGATGCGGCATGTCGGACCGGTCCGGGCCGAATTGGGGGTGCGGACCATTTTTAATCTGCTTGGCCCGCTTTCTAATCCGGCTCTGGTAAAGCGGATATTGGTGGGGGTGTTTGATGCGCGCTGGCTGACCCCTTTTGCTGAGGCCCTGAGCACCCTGGGCACAACTCATGCCTGGGTTGTACATGGGGCAGACGGGCTGGATGAGCTATCCACTACAGGCACAAACCACATTGCCATTTTAAAACATGGCCAGATGTCTGAAGCCCAGCTGCATCCGTCTGACCTGAGTCTGCCAGTGGCCAGCCTTGACGAAATTAAAGGCGGCTCTGCTGAAGAAAATGCAACAGCCCTGCGCGCCCTGCTGGACGGGGCAACCGGACCCTACCGCGATATTGTGCTGCTGAATGCGGCAGCTGGTTTTGTGGCGGGCGGGCATGAAACAGAATTATCGGTCGGACTGGAACGCGCAACACAAGCCATTGACAGCGGCGCAGCAAAATCCGCACTTGAACAGCTTATTTCAATAACTAACAATTAA
- a CDS encoding SOS regulatory protein LexA (PFAM: LexA DNA binding domain; Peptidase S24-like~TIGRFAM: SOS regulatory protein LexA) — MLTGKQHQLLTFLIDYQADKDITPSFDEMRQAVGLASKSGIHRLVSALEERGYIRRLPNRARAIEILRHPGSPSAADGQSSNVVEADFTASSSSVVALPLLGRIAAGTPIEALSDPSSYLDVPAGLVAGGDHFALEIVGDSMVEAGIHDGDTVIIRRADTASSGEIVVALIEESEATLKTFRREAGRVALEPANAAYETRYFSTDKVRIQGRLTGLIRRY; from the coding sequence ATGCTGACAGGTAAACAACATCAGCTTTTGACGTTTCTGATCGACTATCAGGCAGATAAGGACATCACCCCCTCTTTTGACGAGATGCGCCAGGCGGTTGGGCTTGCCAGTAAATCTGGCATTCACAGGCTGGTCTCTGCACTAGAGGAACGCGGCTATATCAGGCGGTTGCCCAACCGGGCCCGTGCGATAGAAATTCTGCGTCATCCGGGCAGTCCGTCTGCTGCCGATGGTCAGTCATCAAATGTAGTGGAAGCTGACTTTACCGCATCTTCGTCTTCTGTTGTCGCACTTCCGCTTCTGGGTCGCATCGCGGCCGGCACCCCGATTGAGGCGTTATCTGACCCTTCCAGCTATCTGGACGTCCCGGCCGGGCTGGTGGCAGGTGGGGATCATTTTGCACTTGAAATCGTCGGGGACTCAATGGTTGAGGCTGGCATTCATGATGGGGATACGGTGATTATCCGCCGGGCGGACACCGCCTCCAGTGGCGAGATTGTTGTCGCCCTTATTGAAGAAAGTGAAGCGACCTTGAAGACCTTTCGCCGGGAAGCTGGCCGTGTGGCTCTGGAACCGGCAAATGCGGCTTATGAAACGCGCTATTTCTCAACAGATAAAGTGCGGATACAAGGCCGTCTTACTGGGCTCATCCGTCGTTATTGA